A single region of the Paraburkholderia sp. SOS3 genome encodes:
- a CDS encoding ABC transporter ATP-binding protein, producing the protein MLTLSDVVKRYPGNPPRTVLNGISLELREGECVAIVGESGSGKSTLLNLAAGLDRPDAGRIVFDGQDLAALDDDRATRLRRARMGFVFQAFHVLPNLTAAQNVALPLRLNGVPAADVAARVAAALASVGLADRAHTLPRELSGGELQRIAIARALVHQPRLVLADEPTGNLDHDTAARILRLLLDMTRESRAAVLLVTHSTAAAASADRVLRLTRDGLAPNAPLHLPPEERAR; encoded by the coding sequence ATGCTGACCCTGTCGGATGTCGTCAAGCGCTATCCTGGCAATCCGCCGCGCACTGTGCTGAACGGCATATCGCTCGAACTGCGGGAAGGCGAGTGCGTCGCGATCGTCGGCGAGTCGGGCAGCGGCAAATCGACGCTGCTCAATCTCGCGGCAGGGCTCGACAGGCCCGACGCCGGCCGCATCGTGTTCGACGGCCAGGATCTCGCCGCACTCGACGACGATCGCGCGACACGGCTGCGCCGTGCGCGCATGGGCTTTGTCTTCCAGGCGTTTCACGTGCTGCCGAACCTTACCGCCGCGCAGAACGTGGCGTTGCCGCTGCGGCTCAATGGCGTGCCGGCCGCCGATGTCGCCGCGCGCGTCGCGGCCGCACTCGCGTCGGTCGGGCTCGCCGATCGCGCGCATACCTTGCCGCGCGAACTGTCCGGCGGCGAACTGCAGCGCATCGCGATCGCGCGCGCGCTCGTCCACCAGCCGCGCCTCGTGCTCGCCGACGAACCGACCGGCAATCTCGATCACGACACCGCGGCGCGCATCCTGCGATTGCTGCTCGATATGACGCGCGAGTCGCGGGCCGCAGTGCTGCTCGTCACGCATTCGACAGCGGCCGCGGCGAGCGCCGATCGGGTGCTGCGGTTGACGCGCGACGGGCTGGCACCGAACGCGCCGCTGCATCTGCCACCTGAAGAGCGCGCACGATGA
- a CDS encoding short chain dehydrogenase, which translates to MRILVVGATGLLGKEIIQLLSPKHEVIGASRNGPALKVDLSDQASIVAMYNDAGPLDAVVCVGGTAKFAPLGELQDSDFAFSLANKLMGQVNLVRCGMRKIDPGGSITLTSGTLAQHPMPGGAAISLVNAGVEGFARAAALELRGMLRVNVVSPGWVAETLQQMGRDASDAVRASVVAQAYRKCVEENITGQVVTAAR; encoded by the coding sequence ATGCGCATACTGGTCGTCGGAGCGACAGGGCTCCTCGGTAAGGAAATCATCCAGCTGTTGTCTCCGAAGCATGAAGTAATCGGTGCGAGCCGCAATGGCCCGGCACTGAAAGTCGACCTGTCCGATCAGGCGTCGATCGTCGCCATGTACAACGATGCGGGGCCGCTCGATGCAGTGGTTTGCGTGGGCGGGACAGCAAAATTCGCGCCGCTCGGCGAGCTACAGGATAGCGATTTTGCCTTCAGTCTCGCCAACAAATTGATGGGCCAGGTGAATCTGGTGCGTTGCGGCATGCGGAAAATCGATCCGGGCGGCTCGATCACCTTGACGAGCGGCACGCTTGCGCAACATCCGATGCCGGGCGGCGCCGCCATCAGTCTCGTCAACGCGGGCGTCGAAGGCTTTGCGCGCGCAGCGGCACTCGAATTGCGCGGCATGCTGCGTGTGAATGTCGTGAGTCCGGGATGGGTGGCCGAAACGCTGCAGCAGATGGGCCGCGATGCATCGGATGCGGTGCGCGCGTCGGTCGTGGCGCAGGCGTATCGCAAGTGCGTCGAAGAGAACATAACCGGGCAGGTGGTGACGGCGGCGCGCTGA
- a CDS encoding FtsX-like permease family protein, whose translation MADIPQRLSRASKVRSNSARAMLSTAAALIAGESRSHPLRALVAMLAIAAGVAMGYAVQLINGAALSELASTVNSLTGDADLTIRGPRNGFDESLYPRIAQLPDVAAASPVVEVDARVVGHADALKLLGVDVFHAARVTPDLVGRIEPANPNENPGNGPNANASANRLDLLSPDTVFLSPAALAWSGRKVGDTLTVQVGLRQVPLRIAGTLPASGTSVRVGVMDIGAAQWRLERLGTLQRIDVKLKAGVDAARFAQHIAAQLPAGVAAVSPHENAHRTSQLSRAYRANLNVLALVALFTGAFLVFTIQALGALRRRTQFALLRALGVTRRGVVALIVAEGTVQGVIGALTGVALGYAVAAAVLHFAGGDLGGGYFEGVHPQVHFDTAAACLFVALGLGAAVLGSVAPALDAARAQPAQALKAGDEETSLKKLHRSRALIGALGAIGIGIALARLPAVDGLPLFGYASVALLLIGGVLTMPTIARIVFDALPRTQHALPQLALAQLAHAPGRAAIGLAGIVASFSLMVAMAIMVSSFRIAVDDWLQLLLPAPLYLRAAPAGDSGYLSAADQAAIASTPGIERSEFLRATQITLDTHLPPVALIARPIDPRHPAARLPLTGTPLVLHDDAVRPAWVSEAMADLYRLHVGDRMVLPVGGRSATFTVAGIWRDYARQFGAVVIDEADYRKLADDTRATDAALWPASGVSTGQAVERIRARVAGGDRLTFSEPGEIRAASLRIFDRSFAVTYLLEAVAVLIGLFGIGASFGAQALSRTREFGVLRHIGVTRAQIAALLVIEGALVALVGVASGLVLGTGIAAVLVYVVNPQSFHWTMTLHMPWALVMTLASAVILAAALTALWSARSALSVDAVRAVRDDW comes from the coding sequence ATGGCCGACATCCCGCAACGCTTGTCGCGCGCGTCCAAAGTGCGGTCCAATTCCGCGCGCGCGATGCTGTCGACCGCGGCGGCGCTGATCGCCGGGGAAAGCCGCAGCCATCCGCTGCGCGCGCTCGTCGCGATGCTCGCCATCGCAGCCGGCGTCGCGATGGGCTATGCCGTGCAATTGATCAACGGCGCGGCATTGTCCGAACTTGCGTCGACGGTCAATTCGCTGACGGGCGACGCGGACCTCACGATCCGCGGCCCGCGCAACGGCTTCGACGAATCGCTGTATCCGCGTATCGCGCAACTGCCCGACGTCGCGGCCGCGAGCCCGGTCGTCGAAGTCGATGCGCGCGTCGTCGGACACGCCGACGCGTTGAAACTGCTCGGCGTCGATGTGTTTCATGCGGCGCGCGTCACGCCCGACCTGGTCGGACGCATCGAGCCGGCGAACCCAAACGAGAACCCAGGCAACGGCCCGAACGCAAACGCGAGTGCAAACCGGCTCGATCTGCTCTCGCCGGATACGGTGTTTCTGTCGCCCGCCGCGCTCGCATGGAGCGGTCGCAAGGTCGGCGACACACTGACGGTGCAGGTCGGCCTGCGGCAGGTCCCGTTGCGCATCGCGGGCACGCTGCCCGCGTCGGGCACGAGCGTGCGCGTCGGCGTGATGGACATCGGCGCAGCGCAATGGCGGCTCGAACGGCTCGGCACGCTGCAGCGCATCGATGTCAAGCTCAAGGCCGGCGTCGATGCCGCGCGATTTGCGCAGCACATCGCGGCGCAGCTGCCGGCCGGCGTCGCGGCCGTCTCGCCGCACGAGAACGCGCATCGCACCTCGCAACTGTCGCGCGCCTATCGCGCGAATCTGAACGTGCTCGCACTCGTCGCGCTGTTCACCGGCGCATTCCTCGTATTCACGATCCAAGCGCTCGGCGCGCTGCGGCGGCGCACGCAATTCGCGTTGCTGCGCGCGCTCGGCGTGACGCGCCGCGGCGTGGTCGCGCTGATCGTCGCCGAAGGCACGGTGCAAGGCGTGATCGGCGCGCTGACCGGCGTCGCGCTCGGATATGCGGTCGCGGCTGCCGTGCTGCATTTCGCCGGCGGTGATCTCGGCGGCGGTTACTTCGAAGGCGTGCACCCGCAGGTGCATTTCGACACAGCGGCCGCCTGCCTGTTCGTCGCGCTCGGCCTCGGCGCCGCGGTGCTCGGCAGCGTCGCGCCGGCGCTCGACGCGGCGCGCGCGCAGCCGGCACAGGCACTCAAAGCCGGTGACGAAGAAACGAGCCTTAAGAAGTTGCATCGATCGCGCGCGCTGATTGGCGCGCTTGGCGCAATCGGCATCGGCATTGCGCTCGCGCGGTTGCCGGCCGTCGACGGTCTGCCGCTGTTCGGTTACGCATCCGTCGCATTGCTGCTGATCGGCGGCGTGCTCACGATGCCGACCATCGCGCGCATCGTATTCGATGCCTTGCCGCGCACGCAGCATGCGTTGCCCCAGCTCGCACTCGCGCAACTGGCGCATGCGCCGGGGCGCGCGGCAATCGGGCTCGCGGGCATCGTCGCGAGCTTCAGCCTGATGGTGGCGATGGCAATCATGGTGTCGAGCTTCCGCATCGCCGTCGACGACTGGCTGCAACTGCTGTTGCCCGCCCCGCTCTACTTGCGCGCGGCGCCTGCCGGCGACAGCGGATATCTATCCGCCGCGGACCAGGCCGCGATCGCGTCTACGCCCGGCATCGAACGCAGCGAATTTCTGCGCGCGACGCAGATCACGCTCGATACGCATCTGCCGCCGGTCGCTTTGATCGCGCGTCCGATCGATCCGCGTCACCCGGCCGCGCGCCTGCCGCTGACGGGCACGCCGCTGGTTCTGCACGACGACGCCGTGAGGCCCGCGTGGGTCAGCGAGGCGATGGCCGATCTGTATCGCCTGCATGTCGGCGATCGCATGGTGTTGCCGGTCGGCGGCCGTTCCGCGACGTTCACGGTCGCCGGTATCTGGCGCGATTACGCGCGGCAGTTCGGCGCGGTCGTGATCGATGAAGCGGACTACCGCAAGCTCGCGGACGATACGCGCGCGACCGACGCCGCCCTGTGGCCCGCGTCCGGCGTATCGACCGGACAGGCCGTCGAGCGCATACGTGCGCGCGTTGCGGGCGGCGATCGGCTCACGTTCTCCGAACCCGGTGAAATTCGCGCGGCGAGCCTCAGGATTTTCGACCGCAGCTTCGCGGTCACCTATCTGCTCGAAGCGGTCGCGGTGCTGATCGGACTGTTCGGCATCGGCGCGAGCTTCGGCGCGCAGGCGCTGTCGCGCACACGCGAGTTCGGCGTGCTGCGTCATATCGGCGTGACGCGCGCACAGATCGCCGCGCTGCTCGTGATCGAAGGCGCACTCGTCGCGCTCGTCGGCGTCGCATCGGGGCTCGTGCTCGGAACGGGCATCGCGGCAGTGCTCGTCTATGTCGTGAACCCGCAGTCGTTTCATTGGAC
- a CDS encoding acyl-CoA dehydrogenase family protein: MNDIAQRMLSEIRDLSSELAARAAQIEAERRLPADLVQTMRSLGVFRMYVPRSHGGLELDIEGAMAVVSALARIDSSIGWLAGIGATAPLFATRLPRKVFDEMYGRGPDVIIAGAVQPTGTLEQTAEGWRCSGRWAFASGCLHADWMFGIGIVNANGSPASGTNDAGTAPTMRGMMLPAGAWRIEDTWSVAGLEGTGSHHISLMNAPVPPSHLFDHINGESCVAGPLYQAVAPLLAPMGSAVMVGIAEGALDAIVALANTGRQQFRVATAMRDSEIFLHDLGRIEAELRAARAFHETQVRVLWQRALEGTLQDDALYLQASQAAVWIARTCVQIGDACFALGGGAAIYDGSPLQRRLRDLHVAAQHAAVHPRHYVSAGKLLLKRGHPIVSGS; encoded by the coding sequence ATGAACGACATTGCGCAACGCATGCTTTCCGAAATCCGGGACCTTTCATCCGAACTCGCCGCTCGTGCCGCACAGATCGAAGCGGAACGGCGCTTACCGGCCGATCTCGTGCAGACGATGCGTTCGCTCGGCGTGTTCCGCATGTACGTGCCGCGCAGCCATGGCGGCCTCGAGCTCGATATCGAAGGCGCAATGGCGGTGGTCAGCGCGCTTGCCCGCATCGACAGTTCGATCGGATGGCTCGCCGGGATTGGCGCGACGGCGCCGCTCTTCGCCACGCGTTTGCCGCGCAAGGTTTTCGACGAGATGTACGGCCGCGGCCCGGATGTGATCATCGCGGGCGCGGTGCAGCCTACGGGTACGCTCGAGCAAACAGCCGAAGGCTGGCGTTGCAGCGGACGCTGGGCATTTGCGAGCGGTTGCCTGCATGCGGACTGGATGTTCGGTATCGGCATCGTCAACGCAAATGGCTCGCCGGCAAGCGGCACGAATGATGCGGGCACCGCGCCGACGATGCGCGGCATGATGCTGCCGGCCGGCGCGTGGCGCATCGAGGACACGTGGAGCGTCGCAGGGCTCGAAGGCACCGGCAGCCACCATATTTCGCTGATGAACGCGCCCGTCCCCCCGAGCCATCTGTTCGATCACATCAACGGCGAATCGTGCGTGGCGGGCCCGCTTTATCAGGCAGTGGCGCCGTTGCTCGCGCCGATGGGGTCGGCCGTGATGGTTGGCATTGCCGAAGGCGCACTCGATGCGATCGTCGCGCTCGCGAATACCGGTCGCCAGCAGTTTCGCGTCGCGACGGCCATGCGCGATTCGGAAATTTTCCTGCACGATCTTGGACGTATCGAAGCCGAACTGCGCGCGGCACGCGCATTCCACGAGACTCAGGTTCGCGTGCTGTGGCAGCGCGCGCTAGAAGGCACGTTACAGGACGATGCGCTGTATCTGCAGGCCTCCCAGGCAGCGGTCTGGATTGCGCGGACATGCGTGCAGATCGGCGACGCGTGCTTTGCGCTAGGCGGCGGCGCGGCGATCTACGACGGCTCGCCGCTGCAGCGCCGCTTGCGCGATCTGCACGTTGCCGCGCAGCACGCGGCCGTGCATCCGCGCCACTATGTGTCGGCGGGAAAGTTGCTGTTAAAACGCGGTCATCCGATCGTATCGGGTTCCTGA
- a CDS encoding aldehyde dehydrogenase family protein: MNDRIEANQAAHGDLSPRVPSSLPKAGGLYWGGKWHAPSRAATLSCMNPSTGKPLRDVLSGGTEEVSAAVAAARAARDTWARTPPLERARCLREAASRVLGHAQELALIDAANCGNPVNAMMFDAQAGAKLLEYFAGLVLEIKGETIPTSNGSLNYTVREPRGVVARIFPFNHPFMFAAGKIAAPLAAGNTVVVKPPEQAPLSTIRLMELLEDVFPPGVLNCVVGGREAGAALASHPGVDAIALIGSVQAGKAVLRAAADTIKHTLLELGGKNAMIVYPDAHFEKAVAGAIKGMNFTWCGQSCGSTSRLFVHDSIHDRFVDALVKQLPSLYRPGIATDMRTTMGAMINRTQYERTLHYIEKAHEQKATLALGGKHPAEPALADGFFIEPTVFVDVQPDMAIARDEIFGPVLSVFRWRDETQMLATVNGLEVGLTGSVWTQNIDTAHRVAAAIESGYVWINDTSTHILGAPFGGHKQSGQGREESKDELLEFTKLKNVNVLLGGI, translated from the coding sequence ATGAACGATCGAATCGAGGCGAATCAAGCCGCGCACGGCGATTTGTCGCCGCGCGTGCCGTCGAGCTTGCCGAAGGCGGGCGGACTCTACTGGGGTGGCAAATGGCACGCGCCATCGCGCGCCGCGACGCTCTCCTGCATGAACCCATCGACGGGCAAGCCGCTACGCGACGTGTTGAGCGGCGGTACCGAAGAAGTCTCGGCAGCCGTGGCCGCCGCGCGTGCCGCGCGCGACACATGGGCGCGCACGCCGCCGCTCGAACGGGCGCGCTGCCTGCGCGAGGCGGCGTCGCGCGTGCTCGGTCACGCGCAGGAACTCGCGTTGATCGATGCGGCGAATTGCGGCAATCCGGTCAACGCGATGATGTTCGATGCGCAGGCCGGCGCGAAGCTGCTCGAATACTTTGCGGGCCTCGTGCTCGAGATAAAGGGCGAAACAATACCGACATCGAATGGCTCGTTGAACTATACGGTGCGCGAGCCGCGCGGCGTCGTCGCGCGGATCTTCCCGTTCAACCATCCATTCATGTTTGCCGCCGGCAAGATCGCGGCGCCGCTTGCCGCGGGCAACACGGTCGTCGTGAAGCCCCCCGAGCAGGCGCCGCTGTCGACGATCCGCCTGATGGAGCTGCTCGAAGACGTGTTCCCGCCGGGCGTGCTCAATTGTGTGGTCGGCGGCCGCGAAGCGGGCGCGGCGCTCGCGAGCCACCCTGGCGTCGATGCGATCGCGCTGATCGGCAGTGTGCAAGCCGGCAAGGCCGTGCTGCGCGCGGCGGCCGATACGATAAAGCACACGCTGCTCGAACTGGGCGGCAAGAACGCGATGATCGTCTATCCGGACGCGCATTTCGAAAAAGCCGTCGCGGGCGCGATCAAGGGGATGAATTTCACATGGTGCGGCCAGTCGTGCGGTTCGACGAGCCGGCTGTTCGTACACGATTCGATTCACGACCGCTTCGTCGATGCGCTCGTGAAGCAGCTGCCATCGCTGTATCGCCCCGGCATCGCGACCGACATGCGCACGACGATGGGCGCGATGATCAACCGTACGCAGTACGAGCGCACGCTGCACTACATCGAAAAGGCGCACGAGCAGAAAGCGACGCTTGCCCTCGGCGGCAAGCATCCGGCCGAGCCGGCGCTTGCGGACGGCTTCTTTATCGAGCCGACCGTCTTCGTCGATGTGCAGCCCGATATGGCGATTGCCCGTGATGAAATCTTCGGGCCGGTGCTGTCGGTTTTTCGCTGGCGCGACGAGACGCAGATGCTCGCGACGGTCAACGGCCTCGAGGTCGGCCTGACAGGATCGGTGTGGACGCAAAACATCGATACCGCGCACCGTGTCGCGGCGGCGATCGAATCGGGCTATGTGTGGATCAACGATACGTCGACGCACATTCTCGGTGCGCCGTTCGGCGGCCACAAGCAGTCGGGACAGGGGCGCGAAGAGTCGAAGGACGAACTGCTCGAATTCACGAAGCTGAAAAACGTCAACGTGCTGCTCGGCGGGATCTGA